From the Theobroma cacao cultivar B97-61/B2 chromosome 2, Criollo_cocoa_genome_V2, whole genome shotgun sequence genome, one window contains:
- the LOC18607297 gene encoding squalene monooxygenase — protein MVDQVILGGVIASLLGVVLLHHIRRRKVKGASSMGIIQGNECLESSQNEMLSGSEIATTSTDIIIVGAGVAGSALAYTLGKEGRRVRVIERDLSEPDRIVGELLQPGGYLKLIELGLDDCVKQIDSQQVFGYALYKDGKNTRLSYPLEGFRSDVSGRGFHYGRFIQKMREKAASLPNVSLEQGTVTSLIEEKGTIKGVTYKTNDGQELRANAPLTVVCDGCFSNLRRSLCNPKVDIPSCFVGLVLENCDLPYLNHGHVILADPSPILFYPISSNEIRCLVDVPGQKVPSIPNGDMAQYLKSVVAPQIPPELYTSFISAIDKGNIRTMHNRSMPAAPYPTPGALLMGDAFNMRHPLTGGGMTVALSDVVVLRDLLRPLRDLHDASALCRYLESFYTLRKPVASTINTLAGALYKVFCASPDPARKEMRQACFDYLSLGGVFSNGPIALLSGLNPRPLSLVLHFFAVAIFGVGRLLLPFPSLNRVWIGARLISGASGIIIPILKAEGVRQVFFPVTVPAYHRAAPVH, from the exons ATGGTTGATCAGGTTATATTGGGAGGAGTTATAGCCTCTCTTCTTGGGGTTGTTCTGTTGCACCAcataagaagaagaaaggtgAAGGGAGCTTCTTCAATGGGGATTATTCAAGGGAATGAGTGTTTGGAGAGCTCTCAGAATGAAATGCTATCCGGGTCAGAGATAGCTACTACAAGCACAGATATAATCATTGTCGGAGCAGGCGTTGCTGGTTCAGCCCTTGCCTACACTCTTGGAAAG GAAGGACGTCGTGTGCGTGTCATTGAAAGAGACTTGTCTGAGCCTGACAGAATCGTTGGTGAACTGCTACAACCAGGAGGCTACCTCAAGTTGATTGAATTGGGCCTTGATG ATTGCGTGAAGCAGATTGATTCTCAGCAAGTGTTCGGATATGCTCTTTACAAGGATGGAAAAAATACTAGACTGTCCTATCCATTGGAAGGATTTCGTTCGGATGTGTCTGGCAGAGGCTTCCACTATGGACGCTTCATACAAAAGATGCGTGAGAAAGCTGCTTCCCTCCCCAA TGTGAGTTTGGAACAAGGTACTGTGACATCTTTAATCGAAGAAAAAGGAACTATCAAGGGAGTGACCTATAAAACCAATGATGGCCAAGAGCTGAGAGCGAATGCTCCCCTCACAGTTGTCTGTGATGgttgtttttcaaatttgcGACGCTCCCTCTGCAACCCCAAG GTTGATATTCCCTCTTGCTTTGTCGGCCTGGTCCTGGAGAATTGCGACCTTCCATATCTGAATCACGGGCATGTTATATTGGCTGATCCTTCACCTATCTTGTTTTATCCTATTAGTAGCAATGAAATCCGCTGTTTAGTGGATGTTCCTGGCCAAAAGGTCCCTTCCATTCCTAATGGTGATATGGCTCAATATTTGAAGTCTGTCGTGGCTCCTCAG ATTCCTCCAGAGCTGTACACTTCTTTCATATCTGCAATTGACAAAGGAAACATAAGAACAATGCATAACAGAAGCATGCCTGCTGCTCCATATCCCACTCCTGGAGCACTTCTGATGGGGGATGCGTTCAACATGCGACACCCTTTAACTGGTGGAGGAATGACTGTGGCTTTGTCTGATGTTGTTGTACTTAGAGATCTTCTTAGACCCTTACGTGATCTCCATGATGCTTCTGCCCTCTGCAGATACCTTGAATCCTTTTACACCCTCCGTAAG CCGGTGGCATCTACAATAAACACATTAGCCGGTGCCTTATACAAGGTGTTCTGCGCATCCCCTGACCCGGCAAGGAAGGAAATGCGCCAAGCatgttttgattatttgagccTTGGAGGTGTATTCTCCAATGGACCAATAGCTCTCCTTTCAGGCCTGAACCCTCGTCCTCTAAGCCTAGTCCTCCACTTCTTTGCTGTGGCTATCTTTGGTGTTGGACGCTTGTTACTTCCCTTTCCTTCACTAAATCGCGTTTGGATTGGTGCCAGATTAATTTCG GGTGCATCAGGCATCATTATCCCTATACTCAAGGCTGAAGGAGTCCGACAGGTTTTCTTCCCTGTGACGGTGCCAGCCTACCACAGGGCTGCTCCTGTTCACTGA